The Methanocella arvoryzae MRE50 DNA window GCCCTTCTGGGTGCTGAACGCGCAGTTCGACATCCACAACCTGAGCGCCCAGGGAGGCGGGCTGGGGAACCTGTTCGGCCTCCTCGGCGGCGGCCAGGACCGGCAGGGTACGATCGTGATTTACATGCCCGCCTATGACATGGATCCCGGGCATTTCAAGGACGTCTCCATGTACCATACGGGCAACCCGCCCCAGTACCGGGCATCAAAGCCCGAGCCCGGCGTCCGGAGGCTGAAGTGCGCGCTGACCGTCGAGCTCCTGCCCCAGATGGCGGACTTCATCTTCGTCACCAGCGTGGCAGAAAAGCCCGGCACCCTCCAGCGGCTCGACTACACGCTGAACATCACCGGAAAACGGTTTATCTACCTGCCACACTACCTGCAGGGAGAAAGGTATAAGCCCGGCTATTAATGCCGGGCCATTTCTCATTCCCCCGGATGGCAATCCGTATTCTACGACAACAAGTCTCCTTTTACCACAGAGGCACAGAGTTACGTAGAGGCTCACAGAGAGATAGCTACCACAGAGAACACAGAGACGCACAGAGATTCTTCAATGTGTTAAGCTGAAGAAATTATTCAATACAGGTCTCTGTGCGTCTCTGTGCCTCTGTGGTAAACCCTTCTCTGTGTATCTCTGTGCCTCTGTGGTGTATTATTACCAGTATACCCTGGGGATGGCTGTATAGCCACTTATCGCCCATAAATTCCGGTCAGGCTCCCTTCTGCGATCACGTGCCCTTTCATCGCGGTCAGCAGCTGGTCTTTTGTGATCCCGGCCGGCAGGTTGAGCCTGGCGTCGAGGGCGTAGAGCTTGAAGATGTACCTGTGTGGCTTTCCCGGGGGTGGCGAAGGCCCGTTGTAGCCGGGGTTGCCCATGCTGTTCTTAGACTGGATGGCTCCGTAGTCCAGCTCTTCCTCCTGCCGTACGCCAGCGGGCAGGCTGGTGAAGCCGCTGGGTATGTTGTACATGATCCAGTGGGTGAAGGTGCCGCCAGGCGCGTCCGGGTCGTCGCAGATCAGCACATACTCACTGGCGTTTTCTACTCGAGACCAGTTCAGGGGAGGGGACATGTCGTCGCCGTCTGCCGTGTACTTCACCGGTATCCGCTCCCCGTCCTTGAATGCCGGGCTCGTGATGTCGAGCGCCATAACTTGTGTAGCCATATTATCGTCCGCCTTCAGGTCACCAGGGACTGCCTGCTGAGCACATGCTGACAAAGCAGTAGCCGTCAGCACCATCAGCAGTGCCAGTATCGCCATTATTCTCTTCACTTAGTCTCCCCCACGTGCCTGATACTGATCTGTCTGAGGGTCATGTTCATTATATTATTCCACGCCATCGCCGGCTTACTTTTTTATCGTTTGCGTGCATACGTAGTGTAAGTGATCTTATGCCCGAAAAGAAATCTACTACCGAGAACCTGCTGGCCCGCCCGATCGATCTCGCGGGGCTCGTCGAATACCAGGACGGCGCAGTCGTCAGCCGGGAGATCATCCGCAAGAAAACAGGCACCGTGACCGTCTTCTCCTTCGACCAGGGAGAAGGGCTGAGCGAGCACACCGCACCCTTCGACGCGATGGTCTACATTCTGGACGGCGAAGCCGACATCATGGTCAACCACGTGACCCACAGAGTCACGGCAGGGCAGATGATCATCTTCCCGAAGGATGCAATCCACTCGCTGACTGCAGTTAAAAGATTTAAGATGCTTCTGATTATGATCAGGTCAGAAGCATAACTTCTTTTTTACGCAAGCCCTAACCTCTTGTACGCAATGTACGACAGGAAGTAGGTCGCCGTACTAAGGCCCCACGTCATCTGGACCAGACTGTCCATACTTATCGGAGCGCCAAGCTTCACAGTAACCCCGAGCAGCGTCACAAGTGCGATCGCGACGATGAACCCGTTACGGGAGGCCAGAAGCGAGCACTTCGCCGACCGCTCGTCCTGGGGCTCGCCGGATCTCTTCTTTACCAGTACGCTGTAGATCGTTAGTACGACGAGCAGTGCGACTACCGCTATCGTCATCCAGAGCACGTACTGCGGATAGACTCCGGTAACCAGCAGTATGGCGAACGTTAGTAGAATTGCGACTGATACTTTCGACTCTTCAGTTTTGAACATCGGTATCCTCCTCGAATATGTCCTCAATTTTGACTCCGAAACACCTGGCCAGCCTGAACGCGAGCGACAGCGACGGGTCGTACTTCTGCTTCTCGATGGCGACGATCGTCTGCCTCGAGACACCGACCTTCTGCGCCAGGTCTTCCTGCGTCATATTGTGCCGGGCCCTCAGTTCCTTCAGGTGGTTTATCATATATGTAAAGTATACTTTACTTTTTGTATATATAACTTTACATTTTGTATAGCCTCTACTTGAAAACACCTTTTCCATCCACGAGTCATTATTGGAACGTTTCGTACGAGTGCCCGTACCATCTACACGAAGTACCCGAAGTACACGAAGTACTCAAAGTTCGATAATAACGGCATGCTGTAATATGATCTTATCGTAAAACTTCGCGTACTTCGTGTACCTTGTGTATGGTCTTTCCTGTAACTTTTTGGACAGTTCTTCTGCCAGGATATTCGCCTTGAGAACGCCTGCCATGGCAGGCGTTCAAAAGGCGAACACCGGCGACTGAGTTTTCCCTCTCCAATCCTCTGGCCCCTCACTTTACTCCTCTCTGACCTCCTGACCTCTCTGACCTCCCAGTTTGAAAAGTCTCCCTGATCTCCGGGCACTCCCCGACCTCTAATTTTGCCGGTACGTGTGCGCAAGCCGGGCAACAGGGAGGTTTAGGAGGAGCCGGAGATCAGAGAGAACGATCTCAGGGTGAGGTCAGAGAGGTCAGGAGATCTGAGGAGAGGACAGTGAGGTGCCGGAGGCCAGGGAGGATCTGAATGCCGAAAATCCAAAGCGTGGTAAAAAGAATGGATACTGTTCTCCGCGCATCAGCGCCCGCGCTGGTTTTCTGGCGGCGCTATGGGTATGTATTCGACGCCGGGCCGTCTGGAGCTCATCTCCATCTTGTAGAAGTCCATTAGGTCGTAGACTGCCGGGGGGATGCCAATTCTGATACACCCGCCGAACAGCTCAAGCGCCTTCTCCGGGAAGATCGGGTAGTCGTGCGTATATTTGCCGCTGACCAGCTCAGCGAGGATCGTCTCGATGTTAGGCTCGCCGCACTTGCCTTTAATAATAATGCGCACCAGTTCCTTCATCTGTTCCTGCGCCTTGCGGGCGTCGTCTGCGAGGATGAAGGTCGTGTCGGCGATCTTTTCGGCAGGCTTTTGCCGGAGCACGCTCAGGATGGACGAGGCGGCGAAAGCGCCGTCTTTGCCTGCGAGCTGGGGATCGACCGGTCCGAGGACTGCGTGCGGGTCCATCAGGATCTCGTCTGCGGCAAGGGCGATCAGCGTGCCGCCGCTCATGGCATAGTGAGGCACTATGACGGTCTTTCTGGCAGGGTGAGACTTCAGCGCAAGGGCGATCTGGGTGGCTGCCAGTGCGATACCTCCGGGGGTATGCATGATCAGGTCGATCGGTACGTCGGGGGGAGTGGTCCTTATTGCGCGCAGCACTTCTTCGCTGTCGTCTATGTCGATGTACCTTGACAGGGGAATTCCCAGAAACGCGATCGTTTCCTGGCGATGGATCAGCGTAATCACCTGAGACTTGCGTTCTCTGGAAATCCGCCTGAGTATCCTCTTTCTGGCCGAGTTCACCATGTAGCGCTGCAAGATCGGGATGACGAACAGGACTACGAACAGCAATATCCACGCGTAGTTTAGCAGCCCCGAGAGTGCGGAGATGATCTCGTCCAATACCGTGTTACCAGCTCCATAATGTTATCTGTTCCCGGCTTGATAAACCAGTGGTTAAGGTTTATGCAGGTAATTAATACACTAGTACATTTTTTATCTCCGCTGCGAGACTGTTACCTACGGTGATAATATGTGTATTAGTTGCGGATGCGGAATGCCTCACGACAAGCACAATAACCCTGACCTGATCACGATGGAAGACCTGCAGAGGGCGGCGAAAGCGGCCAACATGGACGTGGACGATGCGGTCAAGAACATCGCTGATGCAGTCGGGATGAAGTGCAACAAGTGATCGCCGGGATACCTAACAAATAACAATTTTATATTATACTTTTATTTTACGCTTTTCTTTTACATTGGGCCCTGATATAAACATTAATATCTATGAAAATCCTAATTGCCTAATCAGCGGGGAATGTAACATTAGTCATATGAAAAAACCGCTAAGTTCGACAGGTCTGAATATTCCTGTAGAAAGCTGTTCAGGCATGGCTGAGATGAGGCTGGGAAAATCGGTGTACTCAAAACGCGAGATAGGTATGGCAAGAGCGCTACGGAACGCCCGCATAGGCTTGTGGGAGTTCGATCTGGCGACGTGTACACTCACCTGTTCCGACGAAGTGTGCCGCATTATCGGGACCGATGAACTCACCTCTACTTCAAGCGTTGAAGCTATTCTAAAAAAGTACATTCACCCGGACGACCTTGACCGTGTATCCAGGGAATTTACTGAGCTGGCCAGCTGCGCGAGCGGCACGCTGGATACGATGCTGCGCATCGTCGGCCCTGATGATTCTGTCTCTATCGTCAGAGTCGAAGGTGAGCAGATTGCCGGCCCGGACGGTAAGCCTGCCTGGCTTTTCGGGACCATCCAGGACATCACCGAGCGAATACACGCTGAAGACGAGCTGAAGGCGGCCAAGGCTCAGGCTGAGCTATACGTGGATCTGATGGGCCACGACATCAATAATATGAACCAGATTGCCATGGGTTACCTTGAGCTGGCCGATGACATCATAGAGGCCCATGGATCGCTTGGCACCGAAGACCGGTTTTTAATCACCCGGCCTATAGAAACCCTGCGGGCAAACTCCCGGCTTATCGATAACGTCCGGAAGATACAGAAAAGTAAAGCTGGCGTCTACAAAGCCGAGGAGATCGATATCGAAAGCCTGCTCCGCGAGGTCATCTCCCGGTTTCCTGCCGTCGCAGGCCGGGACATAAAGATCACTCTTGTCTCCACCTGCTCATGCATAGTAATAGCAAATGAGCTTCTCAAGGAAGTGTTTCTGAACCTGATTGGCAATGCAATCAAGCACTCTACCGGACGGCTTTCTGTCAACGTCAGGGCCGAGAAGTACGAAGAGTGCGGGCATATGAAATGCAGGGTCGAGATTGAGGACGACGGGCCAGGCATTCCGGACGACCTGAAGATGAAGCTCTTCGACCGGCTGTCGCTGGAGAAGACCCGGGCGAGCGGCAAAGGCTTCGGCCTGTGTCTCACCAAAATCCTCGTGGACGACTTTAACGGCCGGTTCTGGGTCGAAGACCGGGTGAGCGGCGACTACACCATGGGTAGCCGGTTTGTCGTGCTGCTGCCGGCGGTCGAGAAGTGCGGGAAATAAGCTGGTCAGGATAGACAGCCCTATTGCGCTAATGAATTCACTAACATCTTCAAGTATCGTCTTTCCTAAAACTTTTTGGACAATTCTTCTGCCAGGATATTCGCCTTGAGAACGCCTGCCATGGCAGGCGTTCAAAAGGCGATTCCCGACAGCCGGTTTATCCTCTCCAAGCCTCCGGCTCCTCACCTTCCTCCTCTCAGACCTCCTGACCTCCCTGACCTCCCAGTTTGAAAAAAAGTCTCCCGGATCTCCGGGCACTCCCCAACCTCACATTTTCCATGGTACGGATACGCAAGCCGGACAACAGTGAGGTTTCCGAGGCACCGGAGATCAGAGAGAACGATCTCGGGGAGAGATCAGAGAGGTCAGGAGATCAGAGAGGAGGATAGTGAGGAACCGGAGGCCAGGGAGGACTTGATGATGAATCCAAAAAGTTACTGTAAAAAACATACAATACAAAAAATTTCAGGAAAAATGAAGTGGGCCCGAAGGGATTCGAACCCCTGATCCCCGCCGTGTAAAGGCGATGTCATAACCAACTAGACCACAGGCCCGCTTACTTTTTCAATAAACACCATCATGACTCTTATACTTTTTGCATGAAAAGTGCCCGGAAGGGGGAAGCTGCGGCTGGCTGGCGGGTATCCGGGATGTTTTTCCTGCTTCTGGAGGACGATCTTATGAAAGGTAGATGCGAGGGCTTGGGAGGTATAAAAATGGATACTTTCCCTCGCATCGGGGTTTGGTTTGTTCCGGTTATCATAGGCGAGATCAAGCCCGCGTATGATCTGGACAGGGCATGTGCCAGGGAGGAAGCCCCTGCCCTGCTTGTGCAGTGATATCTTTGCTAATATAGCACA harbors:
- a CDS encoding YbhB/YbcL family Raf kinase inhibitor-like protein, whose product is MKRIMAILALLMVLTATALSACAQQAVPGDLKADDNMATQVMALDITSPAFKDGERIPVKYTADGDDMSPPLNWSRVENASEYVLICDDPDAPGGTFTHWIMYNIPSGFTSLPAGVRQEEELDYGAIQSKNSMGNPGYNGPSPPPGKPHRYIFKLYALDARLNLPAGITKDQLLTAMKGHVIAEGSLTGIYGR
- a CDS encoding cupin domain-containing protein, which encodes MPEKKSTTENLLARPIDLAGLVEYQDGAVVSREIIRKKTGTVTVFSFDQGEGLSEHTAPFDAMVYILDGEADIMVNHVTHRVTAGQMIIFPKDAIHSLTAVKRFKMLLIMIRSEA
- a CDS encoding helix-turn-helix transcriptional regulator; translation: MINHLKELRARHNMTQEDLAQKVGVSRQTIVAIEKQKYDPSLSLAFRLARCFGVKIEDIFEEDTDVQN
- a CDS encoding SDH family Clp fold serine proteinase, whose amino-acid sequence is MDEIISALSGLLNYAWILLFVVLFVIPILQRYMVNSARKRILRRISRERKSQVITLIHRQETIAFLGIPLSRYIDIDDSEEVLRAIRTTPPDVPIDLIMHTPGGIALAATQIALALKSHPARKTVIVPHYAMSGGTLIALAADEILMDPHAVLGPVDPQLAGKDGAFAASSILSVLRQKPAEKIADTTFILADDARKAQEQMKELVRIIIKGKCGEPNIETILAELVSGKYTHDYPIFPEKALELFGGCIRIGIPPAVYDLMDFYKMEMSSRRPGVEYIPIAPPENQRGR
- a CDS encoding PAS domain-containing sensor histidine kinase yields the protein MAEMRLGKSVYSKREIGMARALRNARIGLWEFDLATCTLTCSDEVCRIIGTDELTSTSSVEAILKKYIHPDDLDRVSREFTELASCASGTLDTMLRIVGPDDSVSIVRVEGEQIAGPDGKPAWLFGTIQDITERIHAEDELKAAKAQAELYVDLMGHDINNMNQIAMGYLELADDIIEAHGSLGTEDRFLITRPIETLRANSRLIDNVRKIQKSKAGVYKAEEIDIESLLREVISRFPAVAGRDIKITLVSTCSCIVIANELLKEVFLNLIGNAIKHSTGRLSVNVRAEKYEECGHMKCRVEIEDDGPGIPDDLKMKLFDRLSLEKTRASGKGFGLCLTKILVDDFNGRFWVEDRVSGDYTMGSRFVVLLPAVEKCGK